In Geminocystis sp. M7585_C2015_104, the following proteins share a genomic window:
- the lpxB gene encoding lipid-A-disaccharide synthase codes for MRLFVSTGEVSGDLQGGLLVKSLYRVAELFNISLQVEGLGGRKMREAGANVLHDTTAIGSVGLWESIPFVLPTWRVQQKAIRYLQANPPSAIILIDYLGPNLTIATYLKKRYPHIPIIWYIAPQFWVWAPLGRDVQQLVRVTDKLLAIFPAEARFYRGLGLDVTYVGHPLVDYLSNPPSREDARARLGITDEEKTIVLLPASRRQELHYLLPVILSASKIIQKEIPKSRFYLPISLPEYKATIEAMVRRYQLDVTLWEGDSLEVLAAADLAITKSGTVNLELALLKIPQVVIYRVNPLTMWIARNLLSFKIPFMSPVNLVAEREVVPEFLQERATVDNILWQARELLFDSTRRTQVMQGYHVVRDALKNDKGDVCEQAAIEILRYLG; via the coding sequence ATGCGTCTGTTTGTCAGCACGGGGGAAGTTTCCGGGGATTTACAGGGGGGATTGTTGGTGAAATCTCTCTACCGGGTGGCGGAGCTCTTTAACATTTCTTTACAAGTAGAGGGACTGGGAGGAAGGAAAATGAGGGAAGCTGGGGCCAACGTACTCCATGATACCACTGCCATTGGCTCAGTGGGGCTATGGGAGTCTATTCCCTTTGTCTTGCCCACTTGGCGGGTACAACAAAAAGCAATAAGGTATTTACAAGCTAATCCCCCCTCTGCTATAATCCTAATAGATTATCTTGGCCCTAATCTGACCATTGCCACTTACCTGAAAAAGAGATACCCCCACATTCCCATTATCTGGTACATTGCCCCTCAGTTTTGGGTGTGGGCCCCTTTGGGAAGAGATGTGCAACAGCTGGTTAGGGTGACAGATAAACTCCTGGCTATTTTCCCAGCGGAGGCCCGGTTTTATAGGGGTTTGGGGTTGGATGTGACTTATGTGGGACACCCGTTAGTAGACTATCTTTCCAACCCCCCCAGCCGGGAAGATGCCAGGGCTAGGTTGGGAATTACTGATGAGGAGAAGACTATTGTTCTTTTGCCTGCCTCTCGTAGACAGGAGTTGCACTATCTTTTGCCTGTGATATTGAGTGCTTCTAAAATAATACAGAAGGAAATACCAAAAAGTCGTTTTTATCTACCTATATCCCTTCCCGAATACAAGGCTACCATTGAAGCGATGGTGAGAAGGTATCAGTTGGATGTGACTTTATGGGAGGGAGACAGTCTGGAGGTATTGGCGGCGGCGGATTTAGCTATAACTAAGTCTGGTACGGTAAATCTGGAATTGGCTTTGCTGAAAATACCCCAGGTTGTCATTTACAGAGTTAATCCGCTGACTATGTGGATTGCCCGAAATCTCCTCAGTTTTAAAATACCCTTCATGTCGCCAGTAAATCTTGTAGCTGAAAGGGAAGTGGTGCCGGAGTTTTTACAAGAAAGGGCTACAGTGGACAACATTTTATGGCAAGCTAGGGAATTGCTGTTTGACTCTACTCGTCGCACCCAGGTGATGCAGGGCTATCATGTAGTAAGGGATGCCTTGAAAAATGACAAAGGGGATGTGTGTGAGCAAGCGGCTATAGAGATTCTCCGTTATTTGGGGTGA
- a CDS encoding EAL domain-containing protein, with product MVVGGKQRILIVDDQPENIHLLMEVLGENYQIVAATTGKKAIDLAKKDPAPDLIILDILLPDIDGYEVCRQLKSDRATRDIPIIFLTALAESDEEMKGLEIGAVDYLTKPINPHIVRARVKNHLTICSLYRQLQQVNSILEEKVRQSTAELEKMIFSDSLTGLPSRVALGRKIKKCLDNEEEFALIQFNFSGFSLINNSFGYEIGDKLLQKIGQHLSHLVGEKGMVARMAADNFYILLEEIPEPSRVIRFVQCILSSFRHPIKVDEYDIFVNCNLGIVLANSHYFHQAELEVFRDADTALHKAKQKGENQYYIFEQSLREATRKRLQWEMDLRRAIEEKQFTLYYQPIVDLTDYHIDSFEVLIRWQHPTKGLIPPLQFIPCLEESGLITQVGLWILEQACQQQVIWQREYGFPVGVSVNLSACQLSHPALIEDIESVITKTGINPEKIKLEITETALIQNLSLTLHIIQNLRSKKIQISLDDFGTGYSSLGYLHQLPVDYLKIDRSFIIQSDSQQKKADLVEIIILLAHKLGIKVVAEGCENGGSLLRLKQLQCEYAQGYLFSPPIPRQQATELLLHPEKLTTKIGVGAKRSDENKKTT from the coding sequence ATGGTTGTTGGTGGAAAACAGAGAATATTAATTGTCGACGATCAGCCGGAAAATATACATTTGCTAATGGAAGTTTTGGGAGAAAATTATCAGATTGTTGCCGCAACTACCGGAAAAAAGGCTATAGATTTGGCAAAAAAAGACCCTGCCCCGGACTTGATTATCCTAGACATCCTCCTACCTGACATTGATGGCTATGAGGTTTGCCGGCAATTGAAAAGCGACAGGGCCACAAGGGATATTCCTATTATTTTTTTGACGGCATTGGCGGAAAGTGATGAAGAAATGAAGGGCCTAGAAATTGGAGCCGTAGATTATCTTACTAAACCCATAAATCCTCATATTGTTAGGGCTAGGGTTAAAAACCATTTAACCATTTGTAGTCTTTATCGTCAGTTACAACAGGTTAATTCCATTTTAGAGGAAAAAGTTAGACAAAGCACTGCCGAGTTGGAAAAAATGATTTTCTCAGACAGTTTAACTGGGTTACCTAGTCGTGTCGCCTTGGGAAGGAAAATTAAAAAATGTCTTGACAATGAGGAAGAGTTTGCTCTAATTCAGTTCAATTTCAGCGGTTTTAGTCTTATTAATAACTCCTTTGGCTATGAAATTGGAGATAAACTTTTACAAAAAATAGGCCAACATCTTTCCCACTTGGTGGGGGAGAAAGGAATGGTAGCAAGGATGGCGGCTGATAATTTTTATATCCTCCTAGAAGAAATACCCGAGCCATCTAGAGTCATCCGTTTTGTCCAATGTATTCTTTCTAGTTTTCGCCATCCCATCAAGGTAGATGAATATGACATTTTTGTTAACTGCAATCTGGGGATTGTATTGGCTAATAGTCACTATTTTCATCAGGCGGAATTAGAGGTTTTTAGAGATGCTGATACGGCTTTACATAAGGCAAAACAGAAAGGGGAAAACCAGTATTATATTTTTGAACAATCTCTTAGAGAAGCCACCCGAAAAAGGTTGCAGTGGGAAATGGATTTAAGGAGGGCCATTGAGGAAAAACAATTCACCCTCTACTATCAGCCGATTGTTGATTTAACAGACTATCACATTGACAGTTTTGAGGTGTTAATTCGTTGGCAACATCCCACTAAGGGATTGATTCCACCCCTGCAATTCATACCCTGCTTAGAAGAGTCTGGATTAATTACACAAGTGGGTTTATGGATTCTCGAACAAGCCTGCCAACAACAAGTAATTTGGCAAAGGGAATATGGTTTTCCCGTTGGTGTTAGCGTCAATTTATCTGCCTGCCAACTTTCTCATCCCGCCCTTATAGAAGACATAGAATCTGTTATCACAAAAACCGGAATTAATCCCGAAAAAATAAAACTAGAAATTACCGAAACCGCCCTAATCCAGAATTTATCTCTAACTCTCCACATCATTCAAAATCTGAGGAGTAAGAAAATACAAATAAGTCTTGATGATTTTGGCACCGGTTATTCCTCTTTAGGTTATTTGCATCAGCTTCCCGTAGATTATCTTAAAATAGATAGAAGTTTTATTATCCAAAGTGACAGCCAACAGAAAAAGGCAGACTTAGTGGAAATTATTATCCTACTAGCCCATAAATTAGGGATAAAGGTAGTGGCAGAGGGGTGTGAAAATGGGGGAAGTCTCCTAAGACTAAAACAACTCCAATGCGAATACGCACAGGGATATTTATTCTCCCCCCCCATCCCCCGTCAACAGGCAACGGAATTGCTATTACACCCAGAAAAATTAACAACCAAAATAGGGGTAGGGGCAAAAAGGAGTGATGAAAATAAAAAAACTACCTGA
- a CDS encoding G-D-S-L family lipolytic protein, whose amino-acid sequence MRVLINPSKLAFSYKVAQPLRVIAIGDSLVYGYGDCEGGGWVERLRRDWMGEEGGHVLYNLGVRGDTVARVKQRLPQEFACRGEVRNRLPDLILLCVGVNDTPRLGHKQGRNQTSHQQFTTDINELLEVAVELAPVMFVGMVPVDESKMPLFDCLYFNLTDQYRYKEICKRACEQRNIPYLDIFDLWMSKGDYWRQSQMSADGLHPNSRGYETLYRQIKDWLETIIPACHHKNSRIKN is encoded by the coding sequence ATGCGGGTTTTAATCAATCCCAGTAAACTTGCCTTCAGTTACAAAGTAGCCCAACCCCTAAGAGTAATTGCCATTGGTGACAGTCTGGTATACGGTTACGGGGATTGTGAGGGGGGAGGATGGGTAGAAAGACTGCGTCGTGATTGGATGGGGGAAGAAGGTGGCCATGTATTATACAATCTGGGAGTGAGGGGGGATACCGTAGCTAGAGTAAAACAACGTCTACCTCAGGAATTCGCCTGCCGGGGGGAAGTAAGAAACAGACTGCCCGACTTGATTCTCCTCTGTGTAGGGGTAAACGACACCCCCCGCCTTGGGCATAAACAGGGCAGAAACCAAACCAGCCATCAACAGTTTACCACAGACATCAACGAACTGCTAGAAGTAGCAGTGGAACTAGCACCGGTTATGTTTGTGGGGATGGTGCCAGTGGATGAGTCTAAGATGCCATTGTTTGACTGTCTCTATTTTAACCTGACAGACCAGTACCGGTATAAAGAGATCTGCAAACGAGCTTGTGAACAAAGAAACATCCCCTACCTAGACATATTCGACCTCTGGATGAGTAAGGGGGATTATTGGCGTCAATCCCAGATGTCTGCCGACGGTTTACACCCCAACAGCAGAGGGTATGAAACTCTTTACCGACAGATTAAAGACTGGTTGGAGACTATTATTCCCGCCTGCCACCACAAAAACTCTAGGATTAAAAATTAG
- a CDS encoding exonuclease SbcCD subunit D — MKILHLSDIHLGSSFNHGKINPETGRNTRLEDFLRCLSICIDEAIREGVDLVLFAGDAFPNSTPPPYIQSAFASQFRRLAEAHIPTIFLVGNHDQHSHDGLGGASLTIYNTLGVPNFIVAEKIATYTIRTKSGPVQVVTLPWLTPKLLLTKEETGKATMAEIERLFLQKVQVILEAEIRKLQPQLPTILLAHLMAERASLGAERFLSVGKGFYMPLSLLIRPEFDYVALGHVHKHQNLNPQNNPPVVYSGSIERVDFSEENEEKGFVLVHIQGKNQVHWEFRPLPARPFVTIELDLTTSNSPQQTLLSAIAKKNIRDAVVRVIYRIRPEQMDSIDTKALHLALSAAHCYTIKAESVSLLDRTRLPELGTGNTLTPLEALSLYLENRKDLQDFKEDILAAAKQLLEK; from the coding sequence ATGAAAATTCTCCACCTCAGCGACATCCATCTAGGTAGTAGTTTCAACCACGGGAAAATCAATCCAGAAACTGGCAGAAACACCAGACTGGAGGATTTTCTCCGTTGTTTGAGTATCTGTATTGACGAGGCCATTCGGGAAGGGGTAGACTTAGTCTTGTTTGCTGGCGATGCCTTCCCCAACAGCACCCCTCCCCCCTACATCCAATCCGCCTTTGCCTCCCAGTTTCGTCGTCTGGCAGAAGCTCACATTCCCACTATCTTTTTGGTGGGCAATCACGATCAACACTCCCATGACGGCCTAGGTGGCGCCAGTCTTACCATCTACAACACCCTGGGGGTGCCCAATTTCATTGTGGCAGAGAAAATTGCCACTTACACCATCCGCACCAAGTCAGGCCCGGTTCAAGTTGTCACCCTTCCCTGGCTAACCCCTAAACTCCTTCTCACTAAAGAGGAAACAGGGAAGGCAACCATGGCCGAAATCGAAAGGCTATTCCTCCAGAAAGTCCAAGTTATTCTGGAAGCAGAAATACGTAAGCTACAGCCCCAGCTTCCCACCATCCTCTTGGCACATCTGATGGCGGAGAGGGCTAGTCTGGGTGCGGAAAGATTTTTGTCAGTGGGCAAGGGCTTTTATATGCCCCTTTCCCTCCTCATCCGTCCCGAATTTGACTATGTGGCCTTAGGTCATGTCCACAAACACCAAAACCTCAATCCCCAAAACAACCCCCCAGTGGTTTACTCGGGCAGCATCGAAAGGGTGGATTTCTCCGAGGAGAATGAAGAAAAAGGCTTTGTCCTTGTCCACATCCAGGGTAAAAACCAAGTCCATTGGGAGTTTCGCCCCCTACCGGCCCGCCCCTTTGTTACCATTGAACTAGACTTAACCACTAGCAATAGTCCCCAACAGACTCTTCTTTCTGCCATCGCCAAGAAGAATATTCGCGATGCGGTGGTGCGGGTGATTTACCGTATTCGCCCCGAACAAATGGATTCCATTGATACAAAGGCCCTTCATCTTGCTCTATCGGCCGCCCATTGTTATACCATCAAGGCCGAATCCGTCTCCCTGTTGGACAGGACAAGACTGCCAGAATTGGGCACAGGTAATACCCTTACCCCTCTAGAGGCCCTTTCCCTTTACCTGGAAAACCGCAAGGACCTACAGGATTTCAAAGAGGACATCCTCGCCGCCGCCAAACAACTGTTGGAAAAGTAA
- the priA gene encoding primosomal protein N': MRLAESPSRYSAKAKAENSNLGQWLQVLVDCVYAEGLYTYRGKADTEVKPGDIVTVPFGESIVGGVVVKVASQPPADLDLDKIKPIDEVITTGFFPPHYWQLLERTAQYYLADLMDVVRVALPPKLLGRAQRRVKLLWDNLPKDNVEDFCSVKEWEVVKLLQKSKQGDYSYRFVCQKVANARKAIQQLVKKKWLEVYLQPPARATPKYIKIVTFLGEQEGVSLSWQQKEVLRVLKNHHGELPLAQLKRLCNLPSDSAIKSLCDKGCVLIEERETLRLLKDSNPTPDSPKQLTPAQQRALHHISQLDSFATVLLHGVTGSGKTEIYLQAIAPILAAEKSALVLVPEIGLTPQLTDRFRARFGDRVCVYHSALSDGERYDTWRQMLTGQPMVVVGTRSAVFAPLPHLGIIIIDEEHDSSFKQQQPSPHYHAVTVAKWRAELENCPLILGSATPSLETWHLATKPNPSYHYLPLPERIHKRPLPPVEIIDMRTELKQGNRTIFSRRLRQLLSLLKPQGKQAILFIPRRGHSTFVSCRSCGYVMECPHCDVSLSYHYTQSGTRELLRCHYCNHTEIHPQQCPQ, encoded by the coding sequence ATGAGATTAGCAGAATCCCCCTCCCGTTACTCAGCCAAAGCAAAAGCAGAGAATAGCAACCTAGGTCAGTGGCTACAGGTACTGGTAGACTGTGTCTATGCTGAGGGTTTGTACACCTATAGGGGGAAGGCTGATACAGAAGTAAAACCCGGGGATATTGTAACTGTGCCTTTTGGAGAGTCTATAGTTGGGGGTGTGGTGGTAAAGGTTGCCTCTCAACCCCCCGCAGACTTGGATTTGGACAAAATTAAGCCAATAGATGAAGTCATCACTACTGGCTTTTTTCCCCCCCATTATTGGCAACTGTTGGAACGTACCGCCCAATACTATCTGGCAGACTTGATGGACGTGGTAAGAGTCGCTCTGCCTCCCAAGTTGTTGGGTCGTGCCCAGAGAAGGGTAAAATTATTATGGGATAATCTGCCTAAAGACAATGTAGAGGATTTTTGCTCCGTCAAGGAATGGGAAGTAGTCAAGCTGTTACAAAAAAGTAAACAAGGGGATTATAGCTACCGTTTCGTCTGTCAGAAAGTGGCCAATGCCCGCAAGGCCATTCAACAACTGGTGAAAAAAAAATGGCTAGAAGTCTACCTCCAACCCCCCGCTAGGGCCACTCCCAAGTATATCAAAATTGTCACCTTTTTGGGGGAACAAGAAGGAGTTTCCCTAAGCTGGCAACAAAAAGAAGTCCTAAGGGTGTTGAAGAATCACCATGGGGAATTACCCTTGGCCCAATTGAAACGTCTATGTAATCTCCCCAGCGACTCGGCCATTAAAAGCCTCTGTGACAAGGGATGTGTTTTAATAGAAGAAAGGGAAACACTGCGTCTGTTAAAGGATTCTAACCCCACCCCCGACTCCCCTAAACAACTTACACCGGCACAACAACGGGCTTTACACCACATTTCCCAACTGGATTCCTTCGCTACCGTATTATTACATGGAGTTACTGGATCGGGCAAAACAGAAATTTACCTCCAAGCCATCGCCCCTATCCTGGCGGCCGAAAAATCCGCTTTAGTATTGGTGCCCGAAATCGGTTTAACCCCCCAACTAACAGACAGATTTAGAGCAAGATTCGGTGACAGGGTGTGTGTCTATCATAGCGCCCTCAGTGATGGAGAAAGATATGACACCTGGCGACAAATGCTGACTGGGCAACCCATGGTGGTAGTTGGCACTAGAAGTGCAGTGTTTGCCCCCCTCCCCCACCTGGGTATAATTATCATAGACGAGGAACATGATTCCAGCTTTAAACAACAACAACCTTCCCCCCACTACCATGCCGTCACAGTAGCCAAATGGCGCGCCGAGTTAGAAAATTGCCCCCTCATTCTAGGCAGTGCTACCCCCTCCCTAGAAACCTGGCATCTGGCTACTAAGCCTAACCCCTCCTATCACTACCTCCCCCTCCCGGAGAGAATCCATAAACGCCCTCTCCCCCCCGTGGAAATCATCGATATGCGGACGGAATTAAAACAAGGCAACCGCACCATTTTCAGCCGCCGTCTTCGTCAATTGCTTTCCCTCCTCAAACCCCAAGGCAAACAGGCTATTCTGTTTATCCCCCGTAGAGGTCATAGCACTTTTGTCTCTTGTCGTAGTTGTGGATATGTGATGGAATGTCCCCACTGTGATGTCTCCCTTTCCTACCACTACACCCAGTCAGGTACAAGGGAGTTATTACGCTGCCACTACTGCAACCATACAGAAATTCACCCCCAACAGTGCCCCCAGTG
- a CDS encoding type IV pilus twitching motility protein PilT, with translation MTQSGDQPKKKPLPFPAKVPPPPPPLGKEETRVSGKGGDNSTNPSPLEFDTSDLDDYFDSEQTQITSPELMPPSKKTPPPPPPPTRGGQAPPHIPSRPTPPPPPPPVAPRPSARSGSTDVLEEATIAKGTLRGGAGVVGVAGVRVTSPPPGRAPGQPPLRDLVKLAFDKGYSDIHLGVGELPRMRDRGEIITLDQYPEIDHNTFMSWLREIMREEDIQKFKKELEFDGATQYDFARVRINVFDSLRGPAMVLRLIPLRILTLEELRLPPVFKDVCDAHKGLILVTGPTGSGKSTTLAAMIDYINSEHAKHIITIEDPIEFVHQSRKSLIKQREVGMHTLKFENALKAALREDPDIILVGEMRDKETMNTALKAAQTGHLVMGTLHTNSAVKTLERIFTLYSAEEQPAIRSAIAESLVCIISQGLCRTTDGKRAAYHDILINTETVKDYILNGKYEEITRLMEEGEFDGMITMNKSLFNLYQEGRITEETALQHSPARNEMAMMLRGRV, from the coding sequence ATGACTCAATCTGGAGACCAACCCAAGAAAAAACCTCTCCCCTTCCCAGCAAAAGTGCCTCCGCCACCACCCCCATTGGGGAAAGAAGAAACTAGAGTAAGTGGCAAAGGGGGGGATAACAGTACCAATCCCTCCCCCCTTGAATTCGACACCTCCGACCTAGACGACTATTTTGACAGCGAACAAACCCAAATAACATCACCAGAATTGATGCCTCCTAGCAAAAAAACCCCACCTCCGCCGCCTCCACCCACTCGGGGAGGACAAGCCCCCCCTCACATCCCTTCACGGCCCACACCCCCTCCACCACCCCCACCTGTTGCCCCTCGTCCGTCTGCTCGTTCTGGTAGTACAGACGTATTAGAGGAGGCCACCATAGCCAAGGGGACTCTGAGAGGAGGGGCGGGTGTAGTCGGGGTGGCGGGAGTACGTGTTACATCCCCCCCACCAGGACGGGCTCCAGGACAACCCCCCCTGAGGGATTTAGTAAAACTGGCCTTCGACAAGGGCTATTCTGATATCCACCTAGGGGTAGGGGAATTGCCTAGAATGCGCGATCGTGGCGAAATTATCACCCTGGACCAGTATCCTGAAATTGACCATAATACATTCATGAGCTGGTTGCGGGAAATAATGCGGGAGGAGGATATCCAAAAATTCAAGAAAGAGTTAGAATTCGATGGGGCCACCCAGTACGACTTTGCTAGGGTGCGTATTAATGTCTTTGACAGCCTCAGGGGCCCGGCCATGGTATTACGATTGATACCTTTGCGCATTCTAACCCTGGAAGAACTACGTCTGCCGCCAGTGTTTAAAGACGTGTGTGATGCGCACAAGGGGTTGATTCTAGTAACGGGGCCTACGGGAAGCGGAAAATCCACCACCCTGGCAGCCATGATTGATTATATCAACAGTGAGCATGCTAAACATATTATCACCATTGAAGACCCCATCGAGTTCGTCCACCAGAGCCGCAAATCCCTCATAAAACAAAGAGAAGTGGGCATGCATACCCTCAAGTTTGAAAATGCCCTTAAGGCCGCCCTACGGGAAGACCCTGATATAATCCTGGTGGGGGAAATGCGGGACAAGGAAACCATGAATACCGCCCTCAAAGCCGCACAAACTGGCCACTTGGTAATGGGCACACTCCACACCAATAGTGCTGTTAAGACTCTTGAGCGTATTTTTACCCTCTACAGCGCCGAAGAGCAACCTGCCATCCGCTCGGCCATTGCCGAATCCCTAGTATGTATTATATCCCAGGGACTGTGTCGTACTACCGATGGGAAACGGGCTGCATATCATGACATCCTCATCAACACTGAAACCGTTAAAGACTACATCCTCAACGGCAAATATGAGGAGATTACCCGCTTGATGGAAGAAGGGGAGTTTGATGGTATGATCACCATGAATAAGTCCCTGTTTAACCTATATCAGGAAGGGCGTATTACCGAAGAAACTGCCCTACAACACTCCCCCGCCCGCAACGAGATGGCCATGATGTTGAGGGGTAGAGTCTAA
- a CDS encoding RNA-binding protein: MSIYVGNLPYEVTSEDLIEVFSEYGKVNRVYIPTDRETGRMRGFAFVEMENDAQEAKAIDALDGAQWMKRELRVNKAKPREGKDSYNRSRRERFSQRY; the protein is encoded by the coding sequence ATGTCTATTTATGTAGGAAACCTCCCCTACGAGGTAACAAGTGAAGACTTGATAGAAGTATTCTCCGAGTATGGGAAGGTAAATCGCGTTTACATCCCCACCGACAGGGAAACTGGACGTATGAGAGGCTTTGCCTTCGTGGAAATGGAAAATGATGCCCAGGAAGCTAAAGCCATTGACGCCCTGGATGGTGCACAGTGGATGAAAAGGGAATTAAGGGTGAATAAGGCCAAACCTCGGGAGGGGAAAGACTCGTACAATCGTAGTCGCAGGGAGCGTTTCTCACAGCGTTACTAA
- the mutL gene encoding DNA mismatch repair endonuclease MutL, with protein MKIKKLPDNVIKLIAAGEVIDSLTAVVRELVENSLDAKANRIVVSLYPQSWSVQVADNGEGIAEEDLPLTIQPHTTSKIFQAADLSNIHTLGFRGEALHSIAQFSTITIASRIKDSNGWAIKAEKGKIVQSHPHPMALGTIVTVSDLFANTPVRRQVSPPFKKQLKKIQILLGEFALCHPHVTWQLLVDGRLVLAVSSSDSPKKIFPQLVSSFRDSDLQFLEKIIHLPDGKCFSQLKLVAGLPDRLSRPRPDWIKIGINGRVVRCPELETAIYNSYHHTLERDRFPVAFVDLRIPPQQIDWNRHPAKAEIYLDNISFWQQIIQDSLAEVFRLSPNNISQRYFNKKLEDSILKLAENKVSYNLGGGESKEEEKKTDKETKGLIKLKAVAQVRNTYIVAEYEEGIWLIEQHIAHERVLYEQLKDNWEIVPLETPIILGNLQEKQVEQLENIGLEVENFGPNLWAVRSIPKALLNRQDWEEALLELSQGGDLDYAIRAVACRTAIRNGQKLSLKQMQQIVDDWIKTKNPHTCPHGRPIYLPLEESSLFRYFRRHWVLGISHGITESPPKEGNNKKHKTPPQNEKMAKKLESLSRRKKADKTP; from the coding sequence ATGAAAATAAAAAAACTACCTGACAATGTAATTAAACTAATTGCCGCCGGTGAGGTGATTGACTCTCTCACTGCAGTTGTCAGGGAATTAGTGGAAAATAGCCTAGATGCAAAGGCTAATAGGATAGTAGTCTCCCTTTATCCACAATCATGGAGTGTACAAGTGGCAGACAATGGTGAGGGAATAGCAGAAGAAGACTTGCCATTAACCATCCAACCTCACACCACCAGTAAAATTTTTCAAGCCGCCGATTTAAGTAATATTCATACCCTGGGATTTAGGGGTGAGGCTTTACACAGTATAGCCCAATTTTCCACCATTACCATCGCCAGTAGAATCAAAGACAGCAACGGCTGGGCAATCAAAGCGGAAAAGGGTAAAATCGTACAATCCCACCCCCATCCCATGGCTCTGGGCACTATTGTAACAGTTAGTGATTTGTTTGCCAATACCCCCGTTAGAAGACAGGTTAGTCCTCCCTTCAAAAAACAGTTGAAAAAAATCCAAATCCTGTTGGGAGAATTCGCCTTGTGTCATCCCCATGTCACCTGGCAATTGTTAGTAGATGGGCGTCTAGTTTTAGCTGTTAGTAGTAGTGATTCCCCAAAAAAAATATTCCCACAACTAGTCTCCTCCTTTAGAGATTCCGACTTGCAATTTTTAGAAAAAATCATCCATTTGCCGGATGGAAAGTGCTTTTCCCAATTAAAACTAGTTGCCGGCTTGCCAGACAGACTGTCTCGTCCACGGCCAGATTGGATTAAAATTGGCATTAACGGCAGAGTGGTAAGATGTCCAGAATTGGAGACAGCAATTTACAACAGCTATCACCATACCCTAGAAAGGGATAGATTTCCAGTAGCTTTTGTGGATTTAAGAATTCCCCCTCAGCAAATTGATTGGAATCGTCACCCAGCTAAAGCGGAAATTTATCTAGATAACATATCCTTTTGGCAACAGATAATCCAAGATTCCCTAGCCGAAGTTTTTAGACTTTCACCAAACAACATTTCCCAGAGGTATTTTAACAAAAAACTGGAGGACAGCATATTAAAACTTGCCGAGAATAAAGTCAGTTATAATCTTGGAGGAGGGGAATCCAAAGAGGAAGAAAAAAAAACAGACAAGGAGACAAAAGGGCTGATAAAATTGAAGGCAGTTGCCCAGGTAAGAAACACCTATATAGTAGCAGAATATGAAGAAGGAATTTGGCTGATTGAACAACATATTGCCCATGAAAGAGTATTGTACGAACAATTAAAAGATAACTGGGAGATAGTGCCATTAGAAACTCCAATTATTTTGGGCAATTTACAAGAGAAACAGGTGGAACAGTTAGAAAATATAGGCTTAGAAGTAGAAAATTTTGGCCCCAATTTATGGGCAGTAAGAAGCATACCAAAAGCCCTATTAAACAGACAAGACTGGGAGGAAGCATTATTGGAATTGAGTCAGGGGGGAGATTTGGATTATGCCATTAGGGCAGTAGCATGTCGCACAGCAATTCGCAACGGGCAAAAACTGTCTTTAAAACAAATGCAACAAATAGTAGACGACTGGATTAAAACTAAAAACCCCCACACTTGTCCCCATGGTAGACCCATTTATTTGCCATTGGAAGAATCGTCATTATTTCGTTATTTTCGTCGCCACTGGGTTTTGGGAATCAGTCATGGCATTACAGAAAGCCCCCCAAAAGAAGGTAACAACAAAAAACATAAAACCCCCCCACAAAATGAAAAAATGGCGAAGAAACTTGAAAGTTTAAGTAGGAGAAAAAAAGCAGATAAAACCCCCTAA
- a CDS encoding CPBP family intramembrane metalloprotease produces the protein MDNHPFNSQPFSRTQILILMAITALILLLVAEIWQRLGEVERIPLKPTLSALGAGIILGFIILTASVILAYVWEGYRLCAKKYLELIITPLTFPDLFWLGILPGVSEELLFRGIMIPGLGYDWLALVISSVFFGILHWSEAANWHYVVWATLVGFLLGYSVYLTDNLLVPIIAHSLTNFVSGAFWKWKKSTKL, from the coding sequence ATGGACAACCATCCATTCAATTCCCAACCCTTTAGTCGCACTCAAATACTCATCCTGATGGCAATAACCGCCTTGATTCTCCTGCTGGTAGCCGAAATATGGCAGAGACTAGGGGAAGTGGAGAGGATACCATTGAAACCAACATTATCTGCTCTGGGGGCGGGGATAATTTTAGGGTTTATAATACTAACAGCCAGTGTCATCCTGGCGTATGTGTGGGAAGGGTATCGTCTTTGTGCCAAGAAGTATCTGGAATTGATTATCACCCCCTTGACATTCCCAGACTTGTTTTGGCTGGGGATACTACCGGGAGTGAGTGAGGAGTTGTTATTTAGGGGCATAATGATTCCCGGGTTGGGTTATGACTGGCTAGCTTTGGTAATATCTAGCGTATTTTTTGGTATTCTCCACTGGAGTGAGGCAGCCAATTGGCATTATGTAGTGTGGGCGACCCTCGTTGGCTTTCTTTTGGGTTATAGTGTTTATCTTACCGATAATCTCCTTGTGCCTATTATTGCCCATAGTTTAACCAATTTTGTGTCCGGGGCCTTCTGGAAGTGGAAAAAGAGCACAAAGCTTTAG